The Melanotaenia boesemani isolate fMelBoe1 chromosome 11, fMelBoe1.pri, whole genome shotgun sequence genome includes the window GGCGAAAACTGTCAAGAGATTTTACGCAAACCCCGAATGAAACCCTGTAGGCTATGTCTTCCTTCGTTAGGGAGGCCGCAACTGAGGCAACTAGCCTACACGTCGTGACAGAGAAAGAATTACCTCTTCATTCCCAGCCGATTTTCATTTTCGCCAACACTGACCCCGCGTGTGTTGAACAGTGACAGGGTGACACCCCATGTGGAGCGCAGCTGAGACAGAACTTCGCACCGTCCTGTATCTGGAGACCTCTACTGGTGATGACTGGCAGAGATTTACTGCTGCAATATCATTCCTTTATACAGTAGTGCAGGTCATTCAGCAGGAAAGACAGTCACTGAAACCACATGTGTGCAACAGTGTCCTTTCCATAATTTATaagctttaattaattttcctaagaaaaatagacaaataaGATAGAAAATATCTGTCTGTCCTGCTACTCATCAGACATTTCAGAGGTAATGAactttttttgctgtttaaaggTGTATCTCTCTCTCATTGGAACTGGATAAAAGCAGATGAATTCCTTGACCTTCCACATACTGTTATTTATTATCTGTTGGCTCCGCTTTGACCAAAGGGAATTTCGATTTTCTTAAAACTAATAATGCAGTCTGTTTAAGGGGTTGTAAACTTGGCAGCGTGAGCGTTGCTTTCATCgtgcaaaattttatttatgagcaTCTGCAACAGAGCATGAAAATTCAGCAGGAATGAGAATCATAACTTGTGGTGGAGTTCTGTCAAAACGTGCTACCTTGTCAAAACATCCTACCGCAGGCTGAATTTATAGGTAGCCATCTGTCGCTCTGCTGTCCTATCAGAAAAGAATACTGCTTGAATTTTTCATTCAGCTCATAATCTTGtgctttcaattaaaaaaaataattagttaGTTTAAAGATTATTAATCCACATTGGTATGGTCTAAAGAAATGGGTTTCAGGGGTGTTCAAAAATCAAACAGTaattacatttataaatgtagggttcagagatgttcacaagtcatTTTTTTACAAGTCCAAGTCACATCTCAAATCTTATGGCTCAAGTCCAAGTCATGCCACGAGCCACTTAATTGTAATGAATAATCTGCTGTGCAACGCTTGccatctggtctgcttagaagactgAATTTAGAATTTACACCTCCCTTTCtctaccagcatttagtaacagTATTTATCTTTAGCCTAAACTGACAAAGACTTTGTCCCTGGACCAGAGCAGAACTCCCTGAAGAGGCCTCACCTCCATCTCTAAACCTGGCTCTGTGCACCAACCTGAAGTCCAGATTTTCATGCCTTCTTTCAAGCTTATATTAATGTCCTAGGCTGTGAGCAATATTATAACTCTAACGGTGGTTTGTTTTGGAATAtagttgaaaaaaaataaaaataaatcaaaaacaaaaagctgggTTTTCATACTGGGTTTTACAAGTGCTCTCTGAAACTAAGCTGGTGAAGGAAATGAAGGAATGAGAAAATAATAACTTTggatttaacaaaacaaaatgcataacTGAAAAGGTCTTTATCTGGAGAATAAAATCTATCAGTATGAACATTCTGCATGACTCCTTTGAAAAACTGACCTTTAAACCTTTACCTCAGTGTGTATTTGAAGGTTTGTAATTTAACAACAGCAGCGGTTAAAGACATAGGACCAACTGTTATGATGAGCTATTGATGTGGTAAGTCGTGTTACACCCACCAACTGGAGATGCTGTTAAATGTGGATAAAATAAATCTTCACCAATTTAACAATTAGATTACTAAGATATGAATTCACAGTTGTGTTTAGTAACTAAATGATCTctgatgaaataaattaaataaaaatattgcagcCAAAACATTCTGTAAATTAGTTTTCACAGGATGTCTATAATTGACACCAAGAGTAGCCAAGAAGAGGAAAATTGTTTTGGCTGTTGGGTAAAAACTGTTCCAAAATCTGGCAGTATGTGTCTTTAGTGACTGATACGGTTTTCCAGGAAGCAGCAGGGTGAACAAGGGAAAGGGATGTATATTGTCCTTTACAATGTTGCAGGCTCTGCTGTGGAATCTGGGCTGGTAAATGTCCCCCAGAGGGGGCAAGAGGAGACTGATGATACCCTGGGCAGTCTTTATCATCCTCTGGAGAGCTGCTCTGTCAGCTGCTGAACAGTTCCAAAACCATATTGTGAGGAAGTATGACAGTACACTTTCTACCAAATAATGTTAGTAGGACTCCAGCACTTTTGTTGATAGACCTTCATTAGTGTTCTGAAGAACTAGTCTCTGTTGGGCTTTTCTTATAATAGTAGCAGAGTTAAATCTATTTAAAGTCCTCACTGATCTTGACCCCCAGAGATTTAAAACTGGGAACTTTCACCACATGTGTGATGTATCCTTCGAGGTGAGAAGGTCTTCAATCTCTGGCTTGTAAGTTGATGCTCAAGATTTTGTCCAGCAGTCTTCGGAGAGACACCCCATTGTCTTGGAAAGAAgttgttttgcttcatttggACAGGGAAGCGATGTCAGGCAATTATCAACAGAGAATGACTTTAAGACAGTATTAACTACATTGTCATTCCCTTCACTTGCACGTCTCTTGAGGGCATATGTCGCACATCAGGGACTACATGTTGTGCCAAATGAGAGCACCTGCCATTCAAAAAGAGCTAGAGGCTGGCAAATACAGAGCAGGATACTAATCAATGAAGGCCCAAGAGTGTGACCTGGAGGAAACTGGTCATTCAGTACTTGCCTTGGTGGGAAAAAGGAGCAATTCGAACACTGGGCTTTCCATTATGCGCCACAAGGCGATGAGAGGTATACAATGAGTTAACTAACTCAAACATGCCCTGTACTTAGTTTAGCTATGCAATCAGTCTGATTCAGTTTGCTAATCTCAGTATTGCAGATTATTGCCAGTTCAAGGGTTTTCTCCAATTGTGCCGACAAGAGAAAACCTTTACCTTTCCTTCTTTTGtatattccttttgttttcctgtttttcttatgggtcttttgttcaaataaactttcaatcaatcaatcaattaatcaaatGTATGAAGCAGAGGCATCACCGTGTCTGCCAGTGCTTTTACTTTTGGTGCATCATTCTTTCTCAACAGTGGGGTGTCACAGCATTTAGTTCTGCATCTACTCGTATGGTTTTGCTCGGAAAAGGCCTTTTGGCCTCCTTATCCTGTTTTGAGTTAGtggtcagctttttatttctgaatGGGAGAGCATTATCCTACCACAACTGCTCAACATGTTTTGATTCAGTTAAAAGGTTGTCTTGTGGGGTAAATAGGGACTGGATTGAATCTGCAGACTCACCACTGGTGCTTGCATTAAGGCCAACCCACCCGGATACTTACTGCAGTTGGTGCTCTCTTTGGACCATAGTGCACCTGTTAAATGGGTGTAAGGAGGAATGGATTATAAGAATGTGTGGTTGGACCTTGGAAAAGGATTTTATTGGGAGATCATGCAGGTATGAGTTGCGTTGCTTCTGTTTATCCACAGGGTAACTGCTCGACAAATACTATCTTGACAGAGGTGAATGCATTGTATATTGAAAACGTTTTAACAAGACATGAAACAGCAGAAGTCTTGAGAGTTACAGCTCTGCCTTCTAGTATTTTTGTTTGCTGTCTCACTGTGCAAAGCTTAATTTTTCCTGCCTCTCCCTCCAAATCAAGGTACTTAGCTGCACCTGGTAACAAAATAGTGCATTCAGAGTCATCATTTAAGATAGCATAGGTATCaaagattttatgtttattgtttagTCTTACCTGACTACTTTCAGCATTACTTTGGGCCACGGACTTTGTGGGGCTCATATACAATATTTTGGATGTTTGACTTCTGTTTATATTATCCAGTATTTCTAAATATTGGCCATTTAATTTTGGGAAGAGCTTTTTCAAAGTGCAGTCCACAGCTTTGTGAGTTCTACTGCGTTTCAAGCATCTATTCTGCTATTTTAGCCATTTTGTCACCTCATCTGTGCTTAAAAATGTCATGTTATCACAGTTTGTAAGATTTTTGTAAGTTTGCACTTTCCTAGAAACATTTTCTTCAGCCCTGTGAAGGATGATAGCTGTTGGCAAATTATATGTTTGACCAGCGTCTTTTCTCTGCACTCGAGTAGTACCAACACGTGGGTTACTTGCTCATGCTACAACAGCTTGACATTCAGTTTCTCCTTAAAGCCATGTAGCAAaatcaagtaaataaaaagtgagcAGCAGGACTGGCTGAAATGGCATACCTGACAAAAATAGACTGGCTTTGTGTGACATTTACTCATCAAGTAATGGACATGAGAAGCACAAGTCCAAGAAGTCCAAAAGGTCCAAAAGGTCCAACAGGTCCAAGAAACTACAGCATATTAACCAGTGAGCTCACTCTAACAGCAAAATTCTAAAAACTTTCAGCATCATAACAAACAAGTTTACAGAAGTTTCAAACAGTTTGTTTCTCTTTCAGAGCAAGTTGTGGTGGATCAAACTGTTGCTCTAAAACTGCCAGACCTGTGGCGTAAGGTTGTGGATAATGAGCAAAGCAGAGTGCAATGTGGTGTATGAGGTATACGATACCGAATTGCTTGAGGGGGCAAATGCTTAGCTTTCCAAATTGCAGAGTTAAGTTCTATAGTCTTGTATGTACCTTGGAGTCATCCTCCTCTTTCTGCTCTTTTGCCAGCCGTTAGATAGAGCTGCCTCATGGtgtgcacatttatttatttaataattttttttgtccaaCGTTATGACAGCAGAATGTTGATCTGGCTTCTTTATTGTGTCAAAATAAtctgctttgccaagaggagccttttggatatgaggctccccttgaatcttaaatattattctttattattatttaatttaatttgttttatttttttttttgtgccaaaTTTACACATAATTTACACTGCTGGACCGGACTGGACAACAGCACAACAGAAGGGAAACGGTGAACAGGGAAAAGAAGGGAAGCGTAAAGAGAggaaaaatgagaaacaaagaataaataataataataataaaaaaaaacacaacaactgtacaataaaacaaacaaacaacaacaaaaacaaaacacagacaaccagctgctataCGTGTAAAGAAAGAGCAAACATCCTAAAGCGtctaagaaaacacaggaaacaatcatcaggagcatcTGTGGGAAGAAAAACTGAATACCATGAACAATGatgaacacaacaacaacaaggccCAGTTCAATATTTGACTAGCAGATTTCAAAGTATCTAATCCAGGGTATCGATATGCCCATAGTAGTAGCATGAATTGTTGAGGAAGGTAATTTTAATTAAGCATATCTGAAATAGTTGGGATACCCCAAAAACCTATACAATAAGCCTTGCCTGCATTTTCAGAAATAGAAAACTGAATCCACATGCTGTATGGAATAATTCGGTTCAGAAGGGTTGTACTTTTTGAGCAGGAACTTGTCTAAAGTAGTCTAGATGGGGAAAAAACATACTAGCACTTACCTAAATAGAATAATAGAAACTGTATTTTAATAATCTACATTTTGTCTGAAataattcagtccagatttgCAGAGTCTTGTAGTTTTTGAGGAGCATCTGGTCTAGTCAAGGTCCCCTGAAAAGCAGTTGAGAAACCCTTTATGAAAGTGCGAAAACTTCATTGTTGTGACACAGATCGACTTCATCTACAGAGGCTGATATTTGCAGCACTAGTTACTAATGCccaaaaaagaaacacagataTACCATATACTGTGGCTcacatccaaaaaaaaaaaaaaaggtaacgCACCCAaaagactctctctctctctctctctctcacacacacacacacacacacacacacacacacacacacacacacacacacacacacacacacacacacacacacacacacacacacacacacacacacaaacaaaaacaacctgaGGCATTTTAACTAGAAACCAGCACAGGGATCTAAAGCTTTTGTTATTGTTCTTCGGTTGTGAGGCATTAATCACCAGGATTCTTTTTCACTATTTATAAATTGACTGCTTTAATAATAGTGGgcaattatttattaaaatcaacagtaacagtcttctttttttaagttaataatAAACAGACTTGATATTGCAATCTGCTGTCTCTCTGTTTATATTAATAACTGTAGATATatgtttttctgaaatgaaaGGGACACAAATAGCTTCACATTTCAAATGCTCCACTTCAACCTAATTATTCAAACGATTGGTGCCTTGTGCTTACTGTGAAGAAAGTCTGTCATACACTTCAAATGTAGCACAGACCAACTTCTAACCAATTATGGTTAATAGTCAAAAATTGTGTTTTCCTGGGTATTATCTTCAGTAGGGGTTAACAGTGTTTGCACCACAATTTTTAACAAAGCTGTAAATAGTGACTTTGGAGAATGTTTAGAACCTTGCCTCtgtagaaacaaaataaaagaagacttGTGCAGCCCTGTTTTTTAATAGTCCCCAAAGTCACTTCTTGAAAAAGTGGAATTTTTGTTGATGTTGGAAGCTTGAGTAAATAGCTCAAGGCCTTGAAACTCATGCAACAATGTGATCTCCTTTGGATTTTTGTCTATTTCCTAGAAGGGGCTATGTGAAATGCGGATTATGTTTACACGCCTTGTGTTTCTCTGGTCAGTAGGGGGTAGACGGTTACTGAGGAGAGCAGTGCTTTCCCCAAGCAAGGTCAGACCCTCTTTTAACTCCTCGCTGGGCTCCACTGGGCCCTTTAGGCAGCTCAGTTTGCTGCAGAGTCAGGCAAGCAATTGGCTTATATGTAGGATTTGCTGCTGCAGATTTTAAACCCATCTGTGGGGAAAAGATAGGTTTAGTTTTTTGCCTTTTGTGTATTgtgcatattttatttgtaaatcacACAGACTACATTTTGTCCTGTTAATGTCCTTTTTTCCtccccagtttttttttcttgttttgcacaaacatccacacaaaactaaaaaaaaaaaaaaacaaacaaaaaaacacaaacaaaacaggcaTCAGTGAGAATCAAATACAGCTGTAAATATGGGCAGTCACAGTGGGTAATAAAAGTGCAGACCACAGTCAGTACACAAAGAGACGGGCCGCTCTTCAGTCAGAACGTAATAGCTTTGGAGCAGCTGGAGAAAGATCACATGGTATAAAAAACAGAGACAATCATGCTGTTACAGAAAACCATATTCAGTTTCCCTCTCTCTCATTTACAATCATACATGAGATGAGCAATTGCCCCCAGTTAAGAGCTAGCGGAGGGGGTGTAAGTAGGCTACAGTCATCAGAATAGGAAATCTGTTTGGCTTTCTTTTCGTGGAATGAAAGCATTTCAGGCACAGCAGAATGATTGTGGCTATTCCCACTGTAATTACATGAGGTTTTCTGAATCTAAATATAAACTTGCACAAAGTATCTGCAACCATTGCTCCACTCCCACCTCtgttcatattttattaaacCTCATGCATTCCAGCATCAGGTTTTTggacaaagcaaagaaaataagtGGTGGTAAAATAGATTAGAGCCACAAACACTAAGAAACCTCATGCACAGCCACAGGAAGTTTAGGTATCTTCTATAAAGACATCAATGGTTCAGTCAAAACTGAGTTTGACAGATGCAAAGAAAAACTATATTTCGATGAGTCTAATGCCCAAATGATTTAAGTATCAGTATTTATCAATTCAGCTGCTTCAATATGTCATACTATCTGTAGTTGAAACTGCTTACTATCACCCTGAAATGTGCATCCATCTGATGTGAGTAGAAAAACATTATGATGGATGCGTTCCTGTACGGGCTGGTGGACAAGGGAATACCTCAGGGAAAACACAACTTGAATGCAGTGCATACACTGGAGCCATTCTCAGAATTAAATACATGGAAAGCACCAAAAAGACTGAAGTTGCACTTAAATCTGACTTGCAATCACACTGACCTGTCGTAACAGATGAACATACACGTACAGTATGCATGCAACTAAAAGTGGAAGTTGCTTCTTTGCATGGCTGTGATTTTgcatggataaaaaaaaacaacaaaaacaaaacagatcagTTCTGTGTATTGATGAGGCATGTTTTACGCTAGTCTGACTTCTGCTGGACAATATTTGCCATTACAACCACAGAGCAGTGTGGTTGTAATGGCAACCATTAATAacattaaatgtataaaaactttACCTTTTTTGGTGTGAAAATAATGGTCTAAATTCATAAAGGAAgatgttttataacatttagAGACTTCCTAGACAAGTAACAAGAAAAGCCAATTTTCACAATGAGCCACGAGTTCCTTGATAGAGCACTCAAATCATAAAAACCTCTTTCATAATACACAGCATCTCTGGCTCAAGCAAAGGTCTACATTTTAACAATCTGATGTAAAATACCAATAAACCACATGAGAGATTTGACGCCAACAGTGGCCCAGCCAGCACTGGTTGAGCTTCATGTTTAGGAATGGAGATCCTTCCAAAAGAAGTTTGCCAAGCTTGAAGGATTATTCCCAAAAAAAACCTGAGGCTGCCATTGCTGCACAAAGTGTTTAATCAAGTAGAAAGTGGAGTCTGAGTGTTTCTGTATATGTGAaacttcagttttttatttaaagaaaatgaaacccTGCAACTTGATTGTGCTTTATGATACAATATGCTAGAgtctgggacaaaaaaaaaaaaaaaaaatagaaaaactaacatagaaaataatttctttaacaaACAAATTGTTCTGTTAGcctttatttaatctatttacaAAGaatacaaaactttttttttttctttctggtcaAAAGCACTTTTTTCTTCCGAAGGACACACGCACATCAGAACAGACTGGATGGCTGCAGCTCCATGAGACGTCCAAAATGACTAACAAAATAATgagttaattatttcatttgtgGTGGAGTTTTGTCCACTTGGCAGCTTCTTTGCGTCCTTGTTTTAACCCCTGCAgggagtaaatgaataaaaacatgttaaaatgacaTCTATGACTTCCACTGAAAACTACAACAATGATAAAGACTCTTCCAGTtaagagacaataaaaaaagaagaaaaataaaaagattactATAAATACACAGTTTTATTATGCATGGTGCAAGAGATCCAATCCAATAATAAAACGTGTCATTTCTTTGCTATGACAGATAGTAAACTAGCTAAATTTGGTGCACATACCAGATAGTATCCAGTGTGATATCCACTCATGTACCAGGATATGAGCACACTACCCAAAGCTTCATCATCCACCATGTCAGGACTCAtaggtggaggtggaggggtCATCTGAGGAAGACAGTGCAGCTTGAGCTTacacaaaatgcaaatgttGATACAAggataaatatatacatttaataaacccgaaaaacaaatttaatattaaagacCTGTTCACTCTCATTCTCCTTATTCGACTTGTGAATTTAAGCCATTCCTGTAAGTCTCGTCCTCTTTCCAAAATTGTTAATAAATCCACTctaaatttccacaacatatcTACTAATCTACATATCTAATAAGCTTTTTGTCCACTTTTCTTTAGCCGATTAGTGAATATTCATTGGTCTTTAAATATCAGTGTAATTCTGTCACAGTGCCTTTCAAACCATCCTTCATGCAACCCTCTCTTATTCATTGAGGACATCTCAACTGTCTCACACTGTCTCTCTTATCTCTGACCCCACTAGACTCCAGGGGTCCCGGTTTTGATCTCCTATCAATCACTGTTGCTTATGAAAAATTTTAATACAATTTTTGctctaaataaattttattaaaatgcagtATGCAGAgccaaaataaagcaaaatggcTTCTGCATTTGCAAACACGAATGAAAAGATAGTGTAAACTTACAGGTGGACCAGAAGGCATCATGGGAGGCCAGGAAGGAGGTACAGGTCCATGGCTACCAGATCGCTTACTGTCCCCCTGacagaagacaaaaacaaacaaaaaagaaacataaaaaatattatccaGGTGTTACTAAATATTAGCCCAAACGCCTTTTCATGAACATGAAAGCTTTAACAGCATTCATCGGCACACTTGTTTTGACATTAAACAAATACAGTTGGGTGTATTTCAGGTCATGTAAATCAAACAACTGTCAaatgtatcaaatgaaacttGGAGAGTAAGTGAGAAAAACCATTAACACAATTATCAGTTAAATTCAATACCTCTGCAATACATGACAACTCTGAGAAGTTGTTTATTGTCTTCTTTCATTGTTCTCACAGTAAAACTTTActgtttgcttttcattttaccAACCACAGTTAACAGCAACTGTCCAGCGTCATtcagaaacattaaatatttcagCCTCTATGCAAATATTTAGAAAACGATAGTTAAATGAAAGTCTATTTCATTgtagttttgtttacagaattATAGCAGAGAAAATCCTTAAAGGAGTCTTTCGTCTCACCTGTCTGAAAGCATGCATTGGAGGTGGACCTGGGGGAAACCCAGGGAATCCAGGAGACCACATAGGAGGAGGTTCTTTGTGGGTCTTGGATTTATGCGTTTTAGTGTGTGGCTGGTGTTTGAGTTGACTTGGTGTAGTTGACCTGTCACTCTCCTCTGTAGATGATTCTGCCTCATTTACCTGCAGTTGGCAGATAAATATTGGCTTGATGACTAAACAAACTCATTTCTGGAGTATCTTAAGGAAAATCTTtgaagcagtaaaaaaaaaaacaaaaaaacaaacaaacaaacaaacaaaaaaaaactaactaaaaaaaatatttaataaactgGGTACAAGAAAATGTGTCTAAAGATTGTTATTTTGCTTGTCTTTACCTTGGTATTTGATTCTTCATCAGCCTCAGAAATCTCTGAGAGCAGGTCTTCGAGATTCTGCTCCTCCTCATTGCCATAGCCCGTATAAACAACAACGCAAGTGCCCTTCTTCTGGTCTATAGAGGTGATGGTCGCTGCATAAAGCTGGCCATCCTCTGACCAGTAAGCACTGCAAGAGTCTCCAACGTTCCACTgggacaaagagaaaaaaacaaaagatcagtGAAATGTACTTTACGAATTTCACTTGATTTGTGTGATATTCCGTGCCAGCACACTTAAAACTCAAAAGTTCATGCCTCAAATTTTTTTGGAAGTCAagaaaagggagagagagagagagagagagaagccaAACCAAAATTCGAAACCTGGAGGTTTGTTTTGTCTGCCTTTGATTTTCACATGAGAACAGAAATTTggaataattttacttttaatgttttggatAATTTGCAGTCAAACAGTCTTTCCTGAATGTTAAATAGTAATCAGATTaacaaaaatgattttattttactcttacAGGAAGCCAATATTTttcaacaaagtattttttttttttttacttctgtctGTGTGGCGTTAACATGCTGTCCTCGTACCATATCTAGAGTTATTTGGTAATGCAAAATAAACTGTTTCTTCCCATCTGCTGTTGGACTCATCAATAAAGCTCCCCTCCATACTCATAGCTGTCACACACTGctgttaactttaaattatttacttatttattaccCCCCAGTTCAATTACCACATAATTCCTTGTACATGCAAATTTACTTGACAATAAAGTCCCTTTCTGATTCCAATTCTGATTTTTGTACAGAAATGCGGAAGATTTAAAAGGGTCTATAAACTTTCAGCCACCACTTTAATGTAAGACAAGTGAAGATTTCTCTCTCAGGTAAAAAATTACTTGTTACTTGTAGTTCAAGGGAACAACTAAAATATATTCAGGTTATTACTGTAGGATACTGATAGGTCCTGCAAAataatacactgcctggccaaaaaacaaaaacaaaaaagtctctCACGTTATTATTTTGTTGGACCATAGCTTTAATTACAGCAGCAttcactgtggcattgttttcaataagcttctgcaatgtaaatggtctgtacttatgtCACAAGAATTATTTTTCAtacagtgttgcattaattgtTCACCAAGATCTTTTGAGtcccatgaatcctggcattgtcatccaGGAATATgcccgtgccatcagggaagaacaaaatccattgatggaataacctgcttatttactatatttaggtatcagctgacctcattctttggacacataatgttgctgaacctagacctgaccaactgcagcaaccccagatcacagactgcccccacaggcttgtacagtggGCACTACACATGACACTCTTCATTCTTCTCTCTTCTTACCCCGATGCGCCGATCATTCTGGGTAAATCAGgactcagaccacatgaccttctaccattgctccagagtccaaaccTTTGCTCCCTAGCAAATTGCAGCCTTTTTCTTCAGTTAGCCTCATGGCTACACAGCTATTctagtcccaatcccttgagttcccttccCGTTATTCACGTGGAAATGTTcatactttcactattaaacatagcccttAGTCTGCTGTTGGTTTTCTTTggtttgatttcaccaaacgttTAAGTGACTGCCAAACACAATAATTAAGGATTTTCAGGACCACGTTTCTTCCTTGAAAACAACTGTTCTCCATTATCCTTCCACTTTCAATAATGCGTTGGAGAGTCcttaacccaattttagtagtttctgcaatctccttaagtgttttctctgcttgacgCATAACAATGACtggacccttcttaaacagactaacatcttttcaagaccacaggatgtgtcttttGACATTacaatgagaagctactcattgcatcagttgaggttaaataacttgttgcctgCTAAAAGATAATCGCAGATGCAGTTATTATCCAAAAGCTCATATGTTTTTAATCCAGGTGGAGACTTTTATTTTTGGCCAGGTTGTGTATAGTAGGTGACATGAATTGGGAGGTCTTAATGAATTGGCTTGTAATTCCCTTTTCATTAGATGCATTTTACCACACTTCACACCTTTGATATTAACGCCAAAGCTGAAGCTGACACCAGTGTTAAAATTATGACACTTCCCCTTTATCTGCAGCTACATCTTTCAAACAACTTTTCTTACCCCTTTATCTGGTGGTGCATTTGTTCTTTTCCTGCTCTGgttctttttgttgttcttgcGTTTTTTTCCTGGTTGGTTTTTCTTGGAGGCCTGTGGTTCTTCATCACTTTTAAGGGCGGTCTGGAACACCAAGCGAGAACAGAATCATTAATGGCATTTAGAGCCtagtttaatcatttaatcGCTATTACAGCGCAATTTACCTTGAACGATGCAACAGCCTTGTCATATGCCTTTATCAGTGCGGTGTCATCCCATATATCTGAATCATCACtctgagaaagaaaatgacaaatttaGAGCTTCAGCACTGGGCTGTTATTTCAAAACCATTTCCCTGTTCAATACCTGCATGCAAAGACCACCAACTGGATGCTAAAACTGGAagcataaaacattttcagtgcaTCTGATTTATGCAACCTTGACTTGAAGCCTACCCCTTTACACTTTGTTGTCTAACAAAACCCACCAGATGTGTTGCAtgtttctgatttaatttgtttctgtCCATTTCATCTTTATTACCCGACTGAGCCGAACCCAACGTTGTTTGTAGGTTAG containing:
- the smn1 gene encoding survival motor neuron protein 1: MANGCQEVLFTRGTGQSDDSDIWDDTALIKAYDKAVASFKTALKSDEEPQASKKNQPGKKRKNNKKNQSRKRTNAPPDKGWNVGDSCSAYWSEDGQLYAATITSIDQKKGTCVVVYTGYGNEEEQNLEDLLSEISEADEESNTKVNEAESSTEESDRSTTPSQLKHQPHTKTHKSKTHKEPPPMWSPGFPGFPPGPPPMHAFRQGDSKRSGSHGPVPPSWPPMMPSGPPMTPPPPPMSPDMVDDEALGSVLISWYMSGYHTGYYLGLKQGRKEAAKWTKLHHK